From Amphiura filiformis chromosome 20, Afil_fr2py, whole genome shotgun sequence, a single genomic window includes:
- the LOC140142718 gene encoding uncharacterized protein, with product MSSDLSSAPVRAKAVSKKVGKGGSKRVATTIPVSSAFVGLGLGACRFVTDDGAGTSLEVSSGVASTLPEAVFQVSVKTLEDDTIQLDVRSSSTINEIQNMIQTKTGRPACSQRLIFRGRPLMDEAKSLSSYGIRRDSNLYLLRKMPGGFHLDN from the exons ATGTCCAGCGACTTGTCCAGCGCACCTGTCAGAGCGAAAGCAGTCAGCAAGAAAGTCGGAAAAGGCGGTTCTAAACGTGTGGCTACAACAATACCTGTTTCCTCTGCATTTGTGGGGCTTGGATTAGGAGCGTGCCGCTTTGTGACTGACGACGGTGCTGGGACATCTTTGGAAGTATCGTCTGGTGTAGCATCAACTCTTCCTGAAGCAG TTTTTCAGGTTTCTGTAAAGACACTTGAGGATGATACAATTCAACTAGATGTCAGATCTTCATCCACCATTAATGAGATTCAGAACATGATCCAGACCAAAACGGGTCGACCAGCTTGCTCCCAACGTCTTATATTTAGGGGAAGACCACTCATGGATGAGGCTAAATCACTGTCCAGTTATGGCATCAGAAGGGATTCGAACCTGTACCTCTTAAGGAAAATGCCTGGTGGTTTTCATCTAGACAATTAG